In Juglans regia cultivar Chandler chromosome 13, Walnut 2.0, whole genome shotgun sequence, the following proteins share a genomic window:
- the LOC109003200 gene encoding calmodulin-binding transcription activator 4-like isoform X1 translates to MTQLGYDIRDLFQEAQTRWLKPVEVLFILQNHEKYQLTEKPPRQPTSGSLFLFNKRVLRFFRRDGHNWQKKKDGRTVGEAHERLKVGNVEALNCYYARGEQNSKFQRRSYWMLDPAYEHIVLVHYRDLTEGKHSPGSFALLSPGSSSSYSQSPTSYITQNPGSNSKPSDFDPYKSSSSPGSEVSSEIAIKNNGVDDLERVGRTGQKENSDELQVTQALRMLEEQLSLDEESFKDISLFYNRYENSNDSDISEYEIKNSKQDEHAALLHGPEYIDMYYGPHAGVQNSNSLELLHNADESKGSSSWEVVFESFNTSSDVESQQKHLYTLDVNENNLSLSRKVPKEEEHSDWLNFNVDNAENASLLPHKDADSFKFPEYSSAIETHEITSDYYTTLLGQDQTGMLLEPNSSLTVAEKQKFTIREISPEWGYETEATTVVIIGSFLCDPLESTWACMFGDVEVPVQIIQEGVIRCEAPSHLPGKVTLCITSGNRESCSEVREFEYRMKTRTCTYCASTNTEANKSPEELLLLVRFVQLLLSDSLIYKRDNVESEIDVLRRVKADDDSWSHVIDALLVGSGTSSGTIDWVLQELLKDKLHQWLSSRSQEGRDQTDCSLSMKEQGTIHMIAGLGFEWAVNPILSSGININFRDINGWTALHWAARFGREKMVAALIASGASAGAVTDPTSQDPQGKTPASIAAASGHKGLAGYLSEVALTSHLSSLTMEESELSKGSAEIEAEMTVNSISNGSLADNGDQLSLKDTLAAVRNAAQAAARIQSAFRAHSFRKRLQRESAVSVDDYGINSDDISALSNLVFRNPREYNSAALSIQKKYRGWKGRKAFLAFRRKVVKIQAHVRGYQVRKSYKVICWAVGILDKVVLRWRRKGVGLRDFLSGTDTIDETEDEDILRVFRKKKVDLAIDEAVALVISMVESPEARWQYRRVLQRYRQAKAELGSTDSEVMGSSSLGRISNMKDEVMYHFP, encoded by the exons GTTGGAAATGTTGAAGCGTTAAATTGTTATTATGCACGTGGAGAGCAGAACTCCAAATTTCAGAGGCGTAGCTATTGGATGCTGGATCC GGCATATGAGCACATTGTTCTGGTACATTACAGAGACTTAACTGAG GGAAAGCACAGTCCTGGATCTTTTGCATTGTTATCCCCAGGATCCTCTTCTAGCTACAGTCAGAGTCCTACCTCTTATATTACGCAAAATCCAGGCTCTAACTCCAAACCTAGTGACTTTGATCCTTACAAGAGTTCATCTAGTCCAGGCTCAGAAGTTAGTTCTGAGATAGCCATTAAGAATAATGGTGTGGATGACCTGGAGAGGGTGGGTAGAACAGGACAGAAAGAAAACTCCGATGAGCTTCAGGTTACTCAAGCTTTGCGAATGCTTGAGGAGCAATTAAGTTTGGATGAAGAGAGCTTCAAAGATATTAGTCTATTCTACAATCGGTATGAAAATTCAAATGATTCAGATATTTCAGAATATGAAATTAAGAACTCCAAGCAGGATGAACATGCAGCTTTACTGCACGGACCAGAATATATTGATATGTACTATGGGCCACATGCTGGAGTGCAGAACTCAAACAGCCTTGAGCTTCTTCATAATgcag ATGAAAGTAAAGGATCTTCATCTTGGGAAGTGGTGTTTGAGTCATTTAACACTTCATCAGATGTTGAGTCCCAGCAGAAGCATTTGTATACATTGGATGTAAAC GAAAataatctctctctttcaagGAAGGTGCCAAAGGAAGAGGAGCATAGTGATTGGCTGAATTTCAATGTAGATAATGCTGAAAATG CTTCTTTGTTGCCGCATAAAGATGCTGACAGCTTCAAATTTCCCGAATATTCTTCAGCGATAGAAACTCATGAAATTACTTCTGACTACTACACGACATTGCTTGGACAAGACCAAACAGGAATGCTTCTTGAACCAAATTCAAGTTTGACTGTCGCCGAAAAACAGAAATTCACCATTCGGGAAATATCCCCTGAATGGGGTTATGAAACTGAGGCCACAACG GTCGTCATCATTGGATCTTTCCTCTGTGACCCATTGGAATCTACCTGGGCTTGCATGTTCGGTGACGTCGAAGTTCCTGTTCAGATCATTCAGGAAGGTGTCATCCGTTGCGAAGCTCCATCTCACCTTCCTGGAAAGGTGACACTCTGCATTACTTCTGGTAATCGGGAATCCTGCAGTGAAGTCAGAGAGTTTGAGTATCGAATGAAGACAAGAACTTGCACGTACTGCGCTTCAACTAATACAGAAGCCAATAAGAGTCCAGAAGAGTTGTTGTTACTTGTTAGATTCGTGCAGTTGCTTCTGTCTGATTCATTGATATATAAAAGAGACAATGTGGAATCTGAAATTGATGTATTGAGAAGAGTCAAAGCTGATGATGATTCATGGAGTCATGTCATAGACGCTTTATTAGTTGGGAGTGGAACTTCATCCGGTACCATTGATTGGGTTCTTCAAGAGCTTCTCAAAGACAAGTTGCACCAGTGGCTTTCTTCCAGATCCCAGGAAGGACGTGACCAGACAGACTGTTCCTTGTCCATGAAAGAGCAAGGAACAATACACATGATTGCCGGGTTGGGCTTTGAGTGGGCTGTAAACCCTATTCTCAGTAGTGGAATCAATATAAATTTCCGTGACATTAATGGATGGACTGCTCTTCATTGGGCTGCACGTTTTGGAAG GGAAAAAATGGTTGCTGCACTTATTGCTTCTGGTGCATCAGCTGGGGCTGTGACTGATCCCACTTCCCAAGATCCACAAGGCAAAACCCCAGCATCCATCGCAGCTGCCAGTGGGCACAAGGGACTTGCAGGTTATCTTTCAGAGGTGGCACTAACTAGCCATCTGTCATCCCTCACAATGGAAGAAAGTGAGCTTTCTAAAGGCTCCGCGGAGATTGAAGCAGAAATGACTGTGAATAGCATCTCAAATGGGAGTCTCGCAGATAATGGAGATCAGCTCTCCCTTAAAGATACATTAGCTGCTGTTCGGAATGCAGCTCAGGCTGCTGCACGAATACAATCAGCTTTCCGTGCTCATTCTTTCAGGAAAAGACTTCAGAGAGAATCTGCTGTTAGTGTAGATGACTATGGCATCAATTCAGATGACATTTCAGCTTTGTCAAACCTAGTATTTCGTAACCCACGTGAATACAATTCAGCTGCATTATCTATTCAGAAGAAGTATCGAGGTTGGAAAGGTCGAAAGGCTTTCTTAGCATTTCGCCGGAAAGTTGTGAAGATACAG GCTCATGTGAGAGGTTATCAGGTAAGGAAGAGTTACAAGGTCATCTGTTGGGCTGTTGGGATTCTAGACAAGGTTGTACTACGATGGCGACGGAAGGGAGTTGGTTTGCGAGATTTCCTGAGTGGGACAGATACCATTGATGAAACTGAAGATGAAGACATTCTCAGGGTGTTTCGCAAGAAGAAAGTGGATTTGGCTATTGATGAGGCCGTTGCTTTGGTTATATCCATGGTTGAGTCTCCAGAGGCCCGTTGGCAATATCGTCGCGTGCTTCAAAGATACCGGCAAGCTAAG GCTGAACTTGGTAGCACAGACAGTGAAGTAATGGGATCATCTTCTCTAGGTCGTATATCCAATATGAAAGATGAAGTTATGTATCACTTCCCATAG
- the LOC109003200 gene encoding calmodulin-binding transcription activator 4-like isoform X2, with product MTQLGYDIRDLFQEAQTRWLKPVEVLFILQNHEKYQLTEKPPRQPTSGSLFLFNKRVLRFFRRDGHNWQKKKDGRTVGEAHERLKVGNVEALNCYYARGEQNSKFQRRSYWMLDPAYEHIVLVHYRDLTEGKHSPGSFALLSPGSSSSYSQSPTSYITQNPGSNSKPSDFDPYKSSSSPGSEVSSEIAIKNNGVDDLERVGRTGQKENSDELQVTQALRMLEEQLSLDEESFKDISLFYNRYENSNDSDISEYEIKNSKQDEHAALLHGPEYIDMYYGPHAGVQNSNSLELLHNADESKGSSSWEVVFESFNTSSDVESQQKHLYTLDVNVPKEEEHSDWLNFNVDNAENASLLPHKDADSFKFPEYSSAIETHEITSDYYTTLLGQDQTGMLLEPNSSLTVAEKQKFTIREISPEWGYETEATTVVIIGSFLCDPLESTWACMFGDVEVPVQIIQEGVIRCEAPSHLPGKVTLCITSGNRESCSEVREFEYRMKTRTCTYCASTNTEANKSPEELLLLVRFVQLLLSDSLIYKRDNVESEIDVLRRVKADDDSWSHVIDALLVGSGTSSGTIDWVLQELLKDKLHQWLSSRSQEGRDQTDCSLSMKEQGTIHMIAGLGFEWAVNPILSSGININFRDINGWTALHWAARFGREKMVAALIASGASAGAVTDPTSQDPQGKTPASIAAASGHKGLAGYLSEVALTSHLSSLTMEESELSKGSAEIEAEMTVNSISNGSLADNGDQLSLKDTLAAVRNAAQAAARIQSAFRAHSFRKRLQRESAVSVDDYGINSDDISALSNLVFRNPREYNSAALSIQKKYRGWKGRKAFLAFRRKVVKIQAHVRGYQVRKSYKVICWAVGILDKVVLRWRRKGVGLRDFLSGTDTIDETEDEDILRVFRKKKVDLAIDEAVALVISMVESPEARWQYRRVLQRYRQAKAELGSTDSEVMGSSSLGRISNMKDEVMYHFP from the exons GTTGGAAATGTTGAAGCGTTAAATTGTTATTATGCACGTGGAGAGCAGAACTCCAAATTTCAGAGGCGTAGCTATTGGATGCTGGATCC GGCATATGAGCACATTGTTCTGGTACATTACAGAGACTTAACTGAG GGAAAGCACAGTCCTGGATCTTTTGCATTGTTATCCCCAGGATCCTCTTCTAGCTACAGTCAGAGTCCTACCTCTTATATTACGCAAAATCCAGGCTCTAACTCCAAACCTAGTGACTTTGATCCTTACAAGAGTTCATCTAGTCCAGGCTCAGAAGTTAGTTCTGAGATAGCCATTAAGAATAATGGTGTGGATGACCTGGAGAGGGTGGGTAGAACAGGACAGAAAGAAAACTCCGATGAGCTTCAGGTTACTCAAGCTTTGCGAATGCTTGAGGAGCAATTAAGTTTGGATGAAGAGAGCTTCAAAGATATTAGTCTATTCTACAATCGGTATGAAAATTCAAATGATTCAGATATTTCAGAATATGAAATTAAGAACTCCAAGCAGGATGAACATGCAGCTTTACTGCACGGACCAGAATATATTGATATGTACTATGGGCCACATGCTGGAGTGCAGAACTCAAACAGCCTTGAGCTTCTTCATAATgcag ATGAAAGTAAAGGATCTTCATCTTGGGAAGTGGTGTTTGAGTCATTTAACACTTCATCAGATGTTGAGTCCCAGCAGAAGCATTTGTATACATTGGATGTAAAC GTGCCAAAGGAAGAGGAGCATAGTGATTGGCTGAATTTCAATGTAGATAATGCTGAAAATG CTTCTTTGTTGCCGCATAAAGATGCTGACAGCTTCAAATTTCCCGAATATTCTTCAGCGATAGAAACTCATGAAATTACTTCTGACTACTACACGACATTGCTTGGACAAGACCAAACAGGAATGCTTCTTGAACCAAATTCAAGTTTGACTGTCGCCGAAAAACAGAAATTCACCATTCGGGAAATATCCCCTGAATGGGGTTATGAAACTGAGGCCACAACG GTCGTCATCATTGGATCTTTCCTCTGTGACCCATTGGAATCTACCTGGGCTTGCATGTTCGGTGACGTCGAAGTTCCTGTTCAGATCATTCAGGAAGGTGTCATCCGTTGCGAAGCTCCATCTCACCTTCCTGGAAAGGTGACACTCTGCATTACTTCTGGTAATCGGGAATCCTGCAGTGAAGTCAGAGAGTTTGAGTATCGAATGAAGACAAGAACTTGCACGTACTGCGCTTCAACTAATACAGAAGCCAATAAGAGTCCAGAAGAGTTGTTGTTACTTGTTAGATTCGTGCAGTTGCTTCTGTCTGATTCATTGATATATAAAAGAGACAATGTGGAATCTGAAATTGATGTATTGAGAAGAGTCAAAGCTGATGATGATTCATGGAGTCATGTCATAGACGCTTTATTAGTTGGGAGTGGAACTTCATCCGGTACCATTGATTGGGTTCTTCAAGAGCTTCTCAAAGACAAGTTGCACCAGTGGCTTTCTTCCAGATCCCAGGAAGGACGTGACCAGACAGACTGTTCCTTGTCCATGAAAGAGCAAGGAACAATACACATGATTGCCGGGTTGGGCTTTGAGTGGGCTGTAAACCCTATTCTCAGTAGTGGAATCAATATAAATTTCCGTGACATTAATGGATGGACTGCTCTTCATTGGGCTGCACGTTTTGGAAG GGAAAAAATGGTTGCTGCACTTATTGCTTCTGGTGCATCAGCTGGGGCTGTGACTGATCCCACTTCCCAAGATCCACAAGGCAAAACCCCAGCATCCATCGCAGCTGCCAGTGGGCACAAGGGACTTGCAGGTTATCTTTCAGAGGTGGCACTAACTAGCCATCTGTCATCCCTCACAATGGAAGAAAGTGAGCTTTCTAAAGGCTCCGCGGAGATTGAAGCAGAAATGACTGTGAATAGCATCTCAAATGGGAGTCTCGCAGATAATGGAGATCAGCTCTCCCTTAAAGATACATTAGCTGCTGTTCGGAATGCAGCTCAGGCTGCTGCACGAATACAATCAGCTTTCCGTGCTCATTCTTTCAGGAAAAGACTTCAGAGAGAATCTGCTGTTAGTGTAGATGACTATGGCATCAATTCAGATGACATTTCAGCTTTGTCAAACCTAGTATTTCGTAACCCACGTGAATACAATTCAGCTGCATTATCTATTCAGAAGAAGTATCGAGGTTGGAAAGGTCGAAAGGCTTTCTTAGCATTTCGCCGGAAAGTTGTGAAGATACAG GCTCATGTGAGAGGTTATCAGGTAAGGAAGAGTTACAAGGTCATCTGTTGGGCTGTTGGGATTCTAGACAAGGTTGTACTACGATGGCGACGGAAGGGAGTTGGTTTGCGAGATTTCCTGAGTGGGACAGATACCATTGATGAAACTGAAGATGAAGACATTCTCAGGGTGTTTCGCAAGAAGAAAGTGGATTTGGCTATTGATGAGGCCGTTGCTTTGGTTATATCCATGGTTGAGTCTCCAGAGGCCCGTTGGCAATATCGTCGCGTGCTTCAAAGATACCGGCAAGCTAAG GCTGAACTTGGTAGCACAGACAGTGAAGTAATGGGATCATCTTCTCTAGGTCGTATATCCAATATGAAAGATGAAGTTATGTATCACTTCCCATAG